In Pirellulales bacterium, the DNA window TGGGGTTTTACCCGCGAACGGCAATCTGGTTGCGGCGTCTCTCGCCGATTCTTGGTGCGCACAGCGCACCCTACGGTAGGCCATTAGTACTTGAGCAGGCTGAAGATCTCGAATTCCTTGATCCGCTCGGCGCCGTGTAAGTCGAGCAATTCGATCAGGAAGGCGCAGCCAGCCACGTGGCCGCCAGCCTGTTCGATCAAACGGCAGCAGGCCTCGATCGTGCCGCCGGTGGCCAGCAGATCGTCGACCAATAGCACGCGTTGCCCTTGGGCAATTCCGTCGCTATGGATCTCGAGCGTATCGGTGCCGTATTCCAGCTCGTAATGGAAAGCGTGGGTCGTAAAAGGGAGCTTGCCAGGTTTGCGAACCGGCACGAATCCCACGCCCAGCTCGATAGCCAGCGGCGCGGCGAAGATGAAGCCCCGCGCCTCGGCCGCGGCCACGACGTCGATCGGGCGACCACGATAATGGTCGGCCAATTGGCGAATCGATTCACGCAGCGCTTCGGCCGCGCCCAACAGCGGCGTGATATCGCGAAACATGATCCCGGGCTTGGGAAAATCGGGGATCGAACGAATGTATTCCTTCAGTTGGATCGCGGCTGTCATTGCGAGAGATGCTCTGAGGATGTCGACCGGCACGTTCGCGCCGCACTGGTCGTTGTGTAGCGCAGCGTCGGTTCCGCCGGCTGGCAATATACGGTTCGCCCAAGATGCTGGCCAGCGTCGTGCGAATCGTCGATCGACTGGTCATTCATGCGCCGCGCGATAATACGCTTCCTGAAATTTGACCCTTGTCGGACTGCGACCTATGTTTCAGATGCCGACCGCCCCATCGGGCCTTCGGCGAACTCCCATGACTTGGCTCTCACCCCCCGTGTCTAGGCGGGGTCGCCACGGGCTTTCGTTGGCGACCCTGCCTATATCGCTTGGGCATCGTGGCGGGCATCGCGAGGCTGACCGTTTTCTGCGTTATCTGAACGCCCTTGTGTAACAGCCGGCTCGGTCGAATGCCTGGGCGAGAATCGATCGAGGGTGCCTGCTTTTGGACCTTCCTGCGCAGTGCGGCGCCATCCCCCAAATTGAGAGTTCGGGCGATCCGCGACGGCCACAAACGGCCCTTGTCCTGCTCGCGATCAATGTTTAGGCTTTTGTGTTCCGTCGTCGTTCGGATAGGCGACGCAGGGGCCGGCCTGCCGCGAAGCGAGTCGCCCCCTCCGCAAAATTCTCCCGCAGGGCCCGTCGAAAAAAGGGGTCGGAAGCTTGTCCATGTCGTGCCACATCGCATCGCCTGCCTCGATTCCCGTTTTCGTGTCGCTGGGAGAAGAAGAGCCCTCTTGGCTGCTGGCCGAGGATTCGCCCGAGGAAGCACCTGCTGAAGGGGGCGACGCCGGTGACGAGGAAATCGACGACGACGATTTCGACGACGACTTCGACGACGATTTCGAAGAAGAGCTGGACGAAGAATTCGAGAGCGACATCGACGAATTCGATGACACCGCCGGCGACGATGACGGCGAGGATGGCGAAATCGAGGTCGGCGAAGAATTCGAAGAGGATTTCTAATACCGGCCCGTTCGCCTCGAATCGCCGAGCGCCATCCCGCTTCGAGCATCAGACCGTGAGTCAAGTGATGCCCTGCTAATTCGGGTCGACGTTTCTCTTGGCTGCACCGGTGCCATGTTTTTTCCGCCCACGGCGGAATAAGCATGCTATTTTTCGCGAATTACGCTTTCGTCGCTGATCAGTTCTCGCGCCTTCTCCAAGTCAGCGCGCATGCGATCGATGCTCTTTTGCTTTGCCGGCCGGTCGGCGGATCGCGGAATCAGTGCTTCGGCCTCGGTGAGAGTTCGCAGCGCGCCAGCGTCGTCGCCGCTTTTGTGTTGAAGTTTTGCGATCGCCGTCAGGCAATAAGACTCTCCGTATTGACACCAATAATCGTTTTCCTGGCGATAGGCCTCGATGGCTTCGGCGATCCGGCCGGCATCGTTTAGCTCCCAGGCCAGGAAGCCTGCCGCGTCCGCGAATTTCTTCGTGTTCGGCTTTGCCACGGCTAGCGCGGTGCGACAAGTCGCAATTGTTTCCTCGTGCCGGCCTTCTCCCAGCAACATGTTCATCTTCCAGCCGAGAAAGTAGCTCTTGTCGGCAGGGCTCTTGGCCGCGGCAATCTGTCGATCGTAAACGGCGATCGCCGCGTCGAGACGCTTCAATCGCGAAAGGTCGATGGCTTCATTGCGAAACAAGCGATTACGATCTTCCTGGGGACAGCTCGGATTCTCTTGCTGCCGATGAATGCTTTCCAGCGCCGCTTCGTACTGTTCGTCCCAGTCCAGATAACCATAGCGCCGTTCTTCCAGACGGTAACGCCTGAGGGGGTCGGTCGTTTCCAGTAGGGCCTTATCGATGTACGCGATTGCCGCCGGGCAGTCTTCCTTCGTGTTGAACTGATCCAACTCCGCGAGGTCCGTGCGGCCGCCGCGATGCTCGTCGCGTGCCTCGACGCGCGCGTCGTAAAGCTCGCGCAGGCCGAGCACGCCGTCGGCATCCAAATTACGGATTTCGGTAATTTCGTCCTGGTAGAAAACCAGAATTGGGTCATCGTCCTCGCGATCGTCAAGTGTTTCCATGCGGTCGGCGATACAAGCGATCGCGGCGTTTAATTCCTTGGCACGCTCTCCGCCCGTCACGCTGCCCGCGGCCGCCAGATGCACGTCACGAGATTCGCGTGATTGTCGCGCGTTGTCGAGCCGCTTAATGAATGTCGTGAAGTCGGTCTCGTCGTCATAGCCGGTGAAGTAGGCATAAGGCCGGGCCGTCGCGTCGGCAAGCATGATCGTCGGAAAGCCGTGAATGAAAAATTGCTTCATCCACGATTTGTACTTGTGAAGCAGTTCGCCCAGTTCCTCGCGATTGCTCGGCAAGTCAATATCGACGAGCACGAAATGCTTTTCGGTCGCGGCGAACTCCGGCCGGCTGAGAACCTCTCGATCGAGGTCGATGCAAGCGCCACACCATTCCAGGCCCGTAAAAACGACAAGCAAATCCTTGTGCTCCGCTGTGGCCAGTCCCTTGGCGTCGTCGAGGTTTCTCACCCACCGCAACCCGGCGGGGTCGGCCGAGGCGGTCGCAGACCAGACGATCGTGGCGATGAGCAGCATCCCGCGAAGATGAAGTCGCATTAATCGCTCCAAATAAAAATGTGGGCAGCGACCAGAGCTAACGCTTTGCATGGGCGACAGGAATCGCGACCAATTGTCACCCAAGGCGATTTTCCTCTAGGCATGAGCGCCAGTCCAGTCACGAGCTCGGACCGCCAGGCAACCGAATCCATCTATCGCTCCAACCAGTTGTCCAGGCCGTACTTTTTCCCCTCGGCGTTGCTGATTACCTGTGTCCGAAGATCGCCGAAAAACACGCGCAGGCCGTCGGTTTCGGCCTGTCGCCACCACAGCAAGACTTTCTCTGAGTTTGCTTTGCCGACGTGCAGGCCGTCGTAACCGGCATGGTAGCGATTGCGCAGCACGCGCGAGACTTCCTTCAGTGCAATATTAGCGTCTTCGATTTCGCGATATTTCTGCTGCTGTTTCCAGGCGGGATTCGCAGGACCTGTGAAGCCTGCCGCTCGCAGCATCTCGTCGCGGATCGCCGCCACGTCAAACGTCTCGACACGCGAATCGACTTGTGGATACCGGTTGCAAAGCGTTGCATAGAGCTTCAACGCATCAGCAATTTGACGTGGCGCGTCCTCGCCGGTGGGAGGCGTCACGTCCGTGCAGTCCGCCGGCGGCGTTGCATCGAAGAGCCGCGGATCGAGATCGACGTTCCAGCGGAAATCGGTAAAGCGAACGACCGATGTCATTTCCTCATTCCGAGTTTCATGACCGAATTCCAGGGGGAGATCCGTTTCAGCGTCAACCCATACTTCCTGAGGTTCGATCGGCGCTCCATCCCGTGCTCCGTCGAGCGCGATGATATACCCACGTGCCGCGCGTCCTTGAACCGTTTTCGATCCCAGGTCGCGTGTCACGGTGCCGGACTTTTCGCGAATTAGCCGCAGCACATCCATGGGATAGGTCACCGAACCAGTGGCCGACAATCGCAATTCAGGCGTATGTACGAATGTCTTGCGCTTGCGGTCGAGAAGAATGCCGGGCTTTTCCGCTGGCGAGACATCGACGAAGTCCTCGAGTACTTCCTCCGTCCGCACACCGTCCGCAGGCGCCTTGTCGACCCTGACGATCGTTCGTTCATCGCGGAAAGCGCTTGGTGCTTGCCAATAAATCCGCCCCGATTCGAGGATTGCGACCGGATGTTTGGTTTTTTCGTCCACGAACTCTGCCGTCGAGGAAATTCGATAGCAGTACGATTGGACGGCGCGCAATTCGCGCGTCATGCGTTCCATGGCCGATAGATTGCGGCCCGAATTCACAGTGAGGAAGAGTATCAGTATCGCGGCCGCTGACGACAGGCCGATGCCACCTAGCGCGACCCTTTGATGTCGGCTGAGGCCGACCTGGCGAGGGGTGATCGGAGTGAATCGTCGATGTGGCATGCCTTCGTCCGCGATCTTCGACGCATGGATGACTCGGTCGAGTGTTTCCTCGGCCGAAGGCGCGGCAGGCACGCGCACATCAGCGAACGCGTCGACAATATGTTGAGCAAACGTGTCCAGGTCCGGCGATTTGTCGGCGCTCATGGTGACTGCTCCGAAATAGGCGACGGTCCATAGGTGGCGCTTAGCAGGCCTCGCAGGCCGATCGCGGCGCGATGGACGAGTACTCGCAAATGCGCTGTATTGATCTGCAATTCTTCCGCGACTTCGGCCACGCTTAATTGCTCAACGTGCCGGAGCCAGAATCTTCGGCTTGTTGAGGTGGCAGTTGAGCTAGCGCGCGTCGCACTTGCTCGATCAACTCGGTGGTTTCGACACGAACTGCGGGCGGATCGTTTGTGGCCGGCAGTGTTGCCAGGTGGAGATGCCCCGCCGAGATTTCGTCCCTTCGATAACGGTCCCGTAAACGGTCAACCGCCTTGCATGTGGCGATTCGCAGCAGGAGCGCTCGCCAGTGTCGCACTTCGCCGGTGCGCGATAACCCCAGCGCCGCCAGGAATGTCTCTTGATAGCATTCCAGGGCGTCGTCTCGATTGTCGAGCAATCGGTACGCGGTGCCCCACACCGCGTCCGAATGGACTCGAATAATCGTTTCCAGGTCATTCATGAACCGACTTGCCGTATCACTTTTGGCTTCCACTGTCTGTTCTTAATAGTCGCTCGATTCGTCGCGTCGTTACAGCCCACGGAAAAATTCTCGAAAAATGAGAACATCGGCGCGTCATTGAACCGCCAGCAGGAAAAGACCGGCACGCACGCCCCCCTGGTGGACGTCGGGGTTACAAGGCACCATAGTAGGTCCTCTGGGGCCAAACCGCTGACACCCGGGCCGGAGCCGCTGACCCCTGATTTTCGATCCACCGACCCGAGACCACCAGACGCCCCGAATGACTGACGAACCCTCTTCCACGTTTCCGAACGACACTCTCGCCGCGGCGCTCGCGCGCCATTCCCTGGAGTTGCCTGCCGAACAAGCGGCGCAAGTCGATCGGTATTGCCGACTGGTGTGGGATTGGAACGAAAAGCTGAACCTGACGCGGCATACCGACTACGAAAAGTTCGTCGCGCGCGATCTCGTCGATACGCTCGAGTTTTCGAAGCTGCTGCAAGCCGGCGATCGCGTCCTCGACGTCGGCACCGGTGGTGGTGTGCCGGGCATCGTGCTGGCGATCATTCGGCCGGACGTGCATGTGACACTTTCCGAATCGATCGGTAAGAAGGCGCGGGCGGTCGAAGAGATAGTTCAGGTGCTTGCGTTACCAACCGTTGTCCACCACGGTCGGGCCGAAGAGTTGCTTGCGCGAGCGAAGTTTCAGGCGCTGTTGGTACGGGCCGTCGCACCGCTGGTGAAGCTGCTCACCTGGTTCGCGCCGTTCTGGGGTTCCTTCGAGCGGCTGCTGGTCATCAAAGGCCCGGCCTGGGTCGACGAGCGGCTTGCAGCTCGCGAGGCGGGTGCGCTCAACGGCCTGCAACTGCGCAAGCTGGCGTCTTGGCCTTTGCCGGGCACGCACTCGGAGAGCGTGCTGCTCGAGGTTCGGCCGCGCGGGACCTGACCGAGGTCGACGACGTAACGAACGGGCATGCTTATCCGTCGCAGACGGATAAGCATGGCACACTTCCGGTCGCGTCGATTTTGAACTGCCGTCGGGTTTGTTAGCCCTGCTCGCGTTCGAAGACGCGGCGCAGGATTCTGGAAACCGCGTCGTAAATCAACGGGTCGTTCGAGGCTCGTGGTCCGGCGACATTCAGGATTGCCGGACGAATCTCGGTGAGCCAGGCAGTGATCGAGCGGGCCGCAACCGTTTCGTCACTCGTCGCCAGGTCGACGTACAAAGCCGGCTTCTGGTAACTCGCGGCCAATCGAGCCGTTAACGCCGTTCCACCGGTCGGTTCGCCGTGAGAGAAGATCAGCGTGGCGTCGGTGTCACGGACATTCCACTCGGTGCGGAGGGGGACCTGCGGCGAATCGGTTTCACGCATCTGATAGCAGGCTGCGAGCACGCCATCTTCGGCCCAGCGACCCTGGGGTACCCAGCCACCATGGGCGATGCTTAGGTCGATGGCTACGTCGAGTGCGGCGCGATCGGCCCCCGATTGTCCGCCGGAGACGAGCTTAATGACCGATAGAGACATGAAGAGGAACTACGTTTGTCAGGAACGCTCGCTGGAAAGCGTAAATGCCATTGATGGAAATACTACCTTGCCAGGATTGTCGATTTTCGGCATCGCGATGCTAGCAGGCTGGTTTGCTTAATCAGCTACTGCGCAAATGCGCTATTGGCTGCTGAGAGGAAAAGTGATCGCGCTATCGGGCCGCGGATTCGCGCAACATTACAATTGACCATCTGGTGAGAAGCCGGTAGAATCCCCGCTCGAAACTGGGGCACCCGCGCGCCCACTCGCCATCATCAGGATTCGTTGATACTTGTGCGTCGGGACAAATCGCTCCGTCAAGGTCGGGAACGCGTAGGATGCACGTTCACCGGACTTCGCCGGTGGTCACGGTCTTTGCACCGGCGAAGCTCAATCTTTTTTTGGAGGTCTTGGGCAAGCGCACTGACGGTTTCCATGAGATTGAAACGCTCATGGTCCCGGTCAGTCTGTGTGACACCCTAGCCTTTCAGTCGGGCTCGGACAGCGCAATAAGTTGCGACTGTCACTGGCACTACCCGCGCACGGCGCAAGGTAGTACTCGCCCGCCCGCCCAACTGGGGGACAATAATTTGGCCGTGCGCGCCGCGCGACGCCTGCGCGAGGCAGCCGGCATCGCCGCCGGCGCGACCATGCAACTGGTCAAGCGCGTGCCAATGGAAGCTGGCCTGGCCGGCGGTTCGAGTGATGCGGCGGCGGCTTTGATCGCCGGCAATGTTGCCTGGAATTTGAACTGGCCGGTCGAGCGCCTGGCCGAGGTCGCGGCCGAATTGGGGAGCGACGTACCATTCTTCCTCTCCGGCCGACCGGCTGTCTGCACCGGACGCGGCGAACATGTAACACCGCAGCGGGATCTGGCTCCGCTGCATTTTGTGATTGTCCAGCCGCCAGCCGGACTTTCGACAGCCGAGGTCTATCGGCAATGTCGTCCGGCAGCGCAGCCCCATACGGCGCAACCGCTGATCGATGCCTGGCGCGCCGGACGCGCGGCCGCGGTGGGGCAACTGATTCACAACCGACTCGAGGCGGCCGCGGACGGCATCTCGCCGTGGATCGCGCGGCTGCGCGAAGAGTTCAACAAGCTCGACTTTTTGGGGCATCAAATGACAGGGAGCGGCAGCGCCTATTTCGGCATCTGCCGCCATGCAAGACACGCCCGGCGGTTGGCGGCCGCCCTGCGGAGCCGCGGGTTCGCGCAGGTATTTGCGGTCGCCGGGCCGAACTGACCAAGGAAGAGGTTAAGGAGAACAGACGTGGAAATCACTGAAGTTCGCATCAAGCTCATGGATGAAGTGGCTGGCGAGCGACTGCACGCCTTTTGTTCGATCACGTTGGACGATTGCTTCGTGATCCGCGACTTGAAGATCATCGAGGGAACGAACGGTCCCTTCGTGGCGATGCCCAGCCGCAAGCTGACGTCGCATTGCCCGCAATGTGGTTACAAGAACCACCTGCGTGCGCAATACTGCAACCAATGCGGCCTGCGGCTGAAAGAAGATCGCGCGATCAAAGACGAGGACGGCCGGGCAAAGCTGTACGCCGATATCGCTCACCCGATCAATTCGCGCTGCCGCGAGATGATCCAGGAAAAAGTCATCCGGTCGTACCAAGAAGAGCTGCGGCAGGCCCAGCTTCCGGGCTATGTTTCGAGCTATGACGACTTCGACGAGGAGTACTCTCGTCCACCGGCGCGGAACAACACGTTCCATCCGCGCGAGCCACGGCACGAGCCGCACACCCGCCCGAAGCAGGTCGAACACACCAAGATCGAACAGGCTCGCAAAGAACCTGTCCGCGTGGAACCAGTCCGCACAGAGCATGTGCGCGTAGAGCAGGTCCGCGCAGAGCCGGCACGGGCCGAACAGGCCAAAGTCGAGCCGGCGGTCCACGAACCACGCGCGCCGCATAAGGCACCTTCACAGCAGCACGTCAACCGCCCGGTCGTCGATGAGCAGAATCGCGACGGCTTCGGCGCGGGGATTTTTTAAAATCGATTGTTTGCGAACTCGTATGCCATGCAAACTCGGGTGTCATGGCCACACTGGCCGTCAGGCATTCTGGGGATTCGTAGCCATTGGGACGCTGCAGGCGTCACATAAATTAGCCCAGGGCATCGCCCTGGGGGCGGTACGAAAGTTTCGGAAAAGCCCTGTAAGGGCGCGACAATCGACAGTAGAAAAGACACGCTACGGATTGTTTCGCCCCTACAGGGCTTTCGTCCGCAGGAAATAAAAACCCACCCACCCAGGGCGTTGCCCTGGGCTTGCTTGTTGCACACCTGCGGCGTGCTCCGTGCTACGACGTCAAACGTGTTAACGGAATGCCTTGCACGGTGCGTGATCATGGCCTCCGGGCGCTCGAGGCAATCATCTGTGAAATCTGCGGATGAATTTCGATCGACGAACACCGCGTTTAGCGGAAATATTCCACGGCGTTGCGGAAGACGCGCAAGCCGTCTCCTTCGTCGGAGCCTTCGCCGCGTGTCCAGCGCGGGTGCTGCGTGCGATCGATGTGCCGCTCGGGATGCGGCATAAAGCCACAGACACGGCCCGTGGCATCGCAGACGCCCGCGATGCCGACCGTCGACCCATTCGGGTTTTCCGGATAACTCTCGGTAGCGACGTGTGGCGCGTTTTTCGTCGCGTAGCGCAGCACGATCTGGCCGCGCGATTCAAGCTTCTTCAATACCTGTTGGTCGCGCAGGACAAACTTTCCTTCGGCATGTGCGACGGGCAGATACATGGACGTGATGCCTTGGAAGAACACGCATGGTCCGCTGGCAACTTGCAATCGCACCCAGCGATCTTCGAACTTGCCTGAATCGTTCCAGTCGAGCGTGGCGGGGGGGGCTTCGGCGGTGCCGAGATCGTCGAACAAGATGCCCGACCGCAGCAAGACCTGGAATCCGTTGCAGATTCCCAGGACGAGCTTTCCTTGTTCGCGGAAAGCGTGCAGTTGCTCGCCCAGGTGATGACGGATTTGATTGCCGAAGATGCGTCCGGCCGCGACGTCGTCGCCGTAGCTAAATCCTCCGGGGATGCAGAGGATTTGGAACTCGTCCAGTACCCGCGGATTCTCCAGCGAACGATTCACATGTAGCGTCTTCGGCGCGGCGCCTGCGCGCTCGAAAGCGTGCGCCGTTTCGACGTCGCAGTTGGTGCCGGGGGCACGCAAAATCAAGGCACGAGGTTGAGCCATAGAACAATCACCAGCGGAACGGTTGCTGCCATGCGTCTTTCAATGTCTTCCAATCGGCTGCGATCACCTGGGCGTTGCCCGTTGTCGACAGACCTGTGATCTCGAGCTTGCCGGTGCTCGTGACTTCGCCAATGCGGGCGTGCGGCACGCCGGCCAGCGCGGCTTCGAAGCGAGCGAGCGCATCGGGGCGAACTTCGCACAGGAATCGGCTGTTCGATTCGCTGAACAAGAGCGTCACGTCGGTCGGGGTCGCGCCTTGATCGTGCGGGACCTGATTGAGCGAGATTCTGGCCCCTAATTCGCCGGCGAAAACCATTTCGGCCGCGGCCGTGGCCAGGCCACCTTCGCTCAGGTCGTGACAGGCGCGAACCAATCCCGCACTGATCGCCTGGTGTAGCGCCAGGAATGTCTGGCGTGCCTCGGTGGCGTCGACGCGCGGAACGTGACCGCCCGCGGCATTCGTGACGAGCGAGAAGTGCGATCCACCGAGTTCGTCTTTGGTCAGGCCGACCTGGTACAGGACGTTGCCGGCTTCCTTCAGGTCCATCGTCACGGCGTGCGACACGTCATCGATTTGCCCGAGGGCACTGATCAAGAGCGACGATGGGATGGCGATCGATTGAGTGCCGCCGTCGGCGGTGGCGTGGCGGAATTCGTTGTTCAGGCTGTCCTTGCCACTGATGAATGGCGTGCCGAAGGCAATCGCCAGGTCGTGACAGGCAAGCGCCGCGCGAACGAGCGAGCCCAAGGTCTCGGGCTTTTGGCAATCGCCCCAGCAAAAATTGTCAAGGATCGCGATTCGTCGTGGATCGGCGCCGACGGCCACGCAATTTCGCAATGCCTCGTCGATGGCGCTGGCGGCCATGTGATACGTATCGAAATCGGCATAGCGGGGATTCATGCCGCATGAGACGACAATCCCCCGCCGCGAGGTGAGGACCGGTCGCAGTACGGCGGCGTCGCTGGGCCCGTCGTTGGCTGCTCCGACGAGCGGCTTCACGACACTGGCCCCCTGCACCTCGTGGTCGTACTGGCGAATGATCCATTCCTTGCTCGCGACATTCCACGAGCCAAGGATTTTTAATAAGTCCTGCGTGTAGTTCTGATTCGATCGATCCGGCGTGGCGAGCGCTGTTTCGGCGGGCGCTGTGTACGTCGCCTCGCGCACGACCGGGGGGCGGCCGTCGTGCAAGAACTCCATCGCCAGGTCGGCTACCGGCCGATCGTGATAGAGCAGCTTCAGGCGGCCGGTCGGCACGAAGCGGCCGATAATCGTGGCCTCGACATCTTCGGCTGCGCACAGCTTTGAAAAAGCTTCCCAATTC includes these proteins:
- the ispE gene encoding 4-(cytidine 5'-diphospho)-2-C-methyl-D-erythritol kinase codes for the protein MHVHRTSPVVTVFAPAKLNLFLEVLGKRTDGFHEIETLMVPVSLCDTLAFQSGSDSAISCDCHWHYPRTAQGSTRPPAQLGDNNLAVRAARRLREAAGIAAGATMQLVKRVPMEAGLAGGSSDAAAALIAGNVAWNLNWPVERLAEVAAELGSDVPFFLSGRPAVCTGRGEHVTPQRDLAPLHFVIVQPPAGLSTAEVYRQCRPAAQPHTAQPLIDAWRAGRAAAVGQLIHNRLEAAADGISPWIARLREEFNKLDFLGHQMTGSGSAYFGICRHARHARRLAAALRSRGFAQVFAVAGPN
- a CDS encoding thioredoxin family protein, producing MRLHLRGMLLIATIVWSATASADPAGLRWVRNLDDAKGLATAEHKDLLVVFTGLEWCGACIDLDREVLSRPEFAATEKHFVLVDIDLPSNREELGELLHKYKSWMKQFFIHGFPTIMLADATARPYAYFTGYDDETDFTTFIKRLDNARQSRESRDVHLAAAGSVTGGERAKELNAAIACIADRMETLDDREDDDPILVFYQDEITEIRNLDADGVLGLRELYDARVEARDEHRGGRTDLAELDQFNTKEDCPAAIAYIDKALLETTDPLRRYRLEERRYGYLDWDEQYEAALESIHRQQENPSCPQEDRNRLFRNEAIDLSRLKRLDAAIAVYDRQIAAAKSPADKSYFLGWKMNMLLGEGRHEETIATCRTALAVAKPNTKKFADAAGFLAWELNDAGRIAEAIEAYRQENDYWCQYGESYCLTAIAKLQHKSGDDAGALRTLTEAEALIPRSADRPAKQKSIDRMRADLEKARELISDESVIREK
- the purQ gene encoding phosphoribosylformylglycinamidine synthase I — protein: MAQPRALILRAPGTNCDVETAHAFERAGAAPKTLHVNRSLENPRVLDEFQILCIPGGFSYGDDVAAGRIFGNQIRHHLGEQLHAFREQGKLVLGICNGFQVLLRSGILFDDLGTAEAPPATLDWNDSGKFEDRWVRLQVASGPCVFFQGITSMYLPVAHAEGKFVLRDQQVLKKLESRGQIVLRYATKNAPHVATESYPENPNGSTVGIAGVCDATGRVCGFMPHPERHIDRTQHPRWTRGEGSDEGDGLRVFRNAVEYFR
- a CDS encoding adenine phosphoribosyltransferase; this translates as MTAAIQLKEYIRSIPDFPKPGIMFRDITPLLGAAEALRESIRQLADHYRGRPIDVVAAAEARGFIFAAPLAIELGVGFVPVRKPGKLPFTTHAFHYELEYGTDTLEIHSDGIAQGQRVLLVDDLLATGGTIEACCRLIEQAGGHVAGCAFLIELLDLHGAERIKEFEIFSLLKY
- a CDS encoding sigma factor gives rise to the protein MNDLETIIRVHSDAVWGTAYRLLDNRDDALECYQETFLAALGLSRTGEVRHWRALLLRIATCKAVDRLRDRYRRDEISAGHLHLATLPATNDPPAVRVETTELIEQVRRALAQLPPQQAEDSGSGTLSN
- the rsmG gene encoding 16S rRNA (guanine(527)-N(7))-methyltransferase RsmG is translated as MTDEPSSTFPNDTLAAALARHSLELPAEQAAQVDRYCRLVWDWNEKLNLTRHTDYEKFVARDLVDTLEFSKLLQAGDRVLDVGTGGGVPGIVLAIIRPDVHVTLSESIGKKARAVEEIVQVLALPTVVHHGRAEELLARAKFQALLVRAVAPLVKLLTWFAPFWGSFERLLVIKGPAWVDERLAAREAGALNGLQLRKLASWPLPGTHSESVLLEVRPRGT
- a CDS encoding SpoVG family protein, which codes for MEITEVRIKLMDEVAGERLHAFCSITLDDCFVIRDLKIIEGTNGPFVAMPSRKLTSHCPQCGYKNHLRAQYCNQCGLRLKEDRAIKDEDGRAKLYADIAHPINSRCREMIQEKVIRSYQEELRQAQLPGYVSSYDDFDEEYSRPPARNNTFHPREPRHEPHTRPKQVEHTKIEQARKEPVRVEPVRTEHVRVEQVRAEPARAEQAKVEPAVHEPRAPHKAPSQQHVNRPVVDEQNRDGFGAGIF
- a CDS encoding putative molybdenum carrier protein — protein: MSLSVIKLVSGGQSGADRAALDVAIDLSIAHGGWVPQGRWAEDGVLAACYQMRETDSPQVPLRTEWNVRDTDATLIFSHGEPTGGTALTARLAASYQKPALYVDLATSDETVAARSITAWLTEIRPAILNVAGPRASNDPLIYDAVSRILRRVFEREQG